One Alkalinema sp. FACHB-956 DNA segment encodes these proteins:
- a CDS encoding glycosyltransferase family 2 protein → MSSPCPNPPSPQISAIICTHNRDRYLGKSIESLLNQTCAAFEVIVVDNASTDRTREVVEPYLVDPHIRPRIRYVYEPQVGLSVARNTGAKLAQAEILAYLDDDAIASPEWLQILVDAYAEDPKLAIAGGKVTLLWTDGLTAPRWLSAGLAGNLGAYDLGDQVVEIQVPGLTPRGLNYSLRRTFLDQVGGFDLNLGRVGKNLLSNEELHMTNLALQTGWRVAYLPTAIVAHHVAPERVQRRWFLERGWWQGISECYREQLVGEAGLGQLVRGGERLLRGCYKAIKFWRKPAESFENWVYSYGQIGYLSKAVQGWLEASPLGTAQKPPVH, encoded by the coding sequence ATGAGTTCACCCTGTCCTAATCCACCGAGCCCACAAATTTCGGCGATCATTTGCACCCACAATCGCGATCGCTACCTCGGTAAATCGATCGAGAGTCTGCTCAATCAGACCTGTGCCGCCTTTGAAGTGATTGTGGTGGATAATGCCTCCACCGATCGCACAAGAGAGGTTGTGGAGCCATACTTGGTCGATCCTCACATCCGCCCTCGCATCCGCTATGTGTACGAACCCCAAGTGGGTCTGTCGGTTGCTCGGAATACCGGAGCCAAATTGGCGCAAGCGGAGATTTTGGCCTACCTTGATGATGATGCGATCGCCAGCCCAGAATGGCTACAAATTTTAGTGGATGCCTATGCAGAGGATCCCAAATTGGCGATCGCGGGGGGCAAGGTCACCCTGCTCTGGACGGATGGACTGACGGCTCCACGCTGGCTTTCGGCGGGTTTGGCAGGGAATTTAGGAGCCTACGACTTGGGTGATCAAGTGGTTGAGATTCAAGTACCGGGACTCACCCCTCGGGGACTCAATTATTCTTTGCGTCGTACATTTCTTGACCAAGTGGGGGGCTTTGACCTCAACCTAGGACGGGTGGGCAAAAACTTGCTCTCCAATGAAGAGTTACACATGACCAACTTGGCACTGCAAACGGGCTGGCGGGTGGCCTATTTACCCACAGCGATCGTTGCGCACCATGTCGCTCCGGAACGGGTACAGCGGCGTTGGTTCCTGGAACGCGGTTGGTGGCAGGGGATTAGTGAATGCTATCGAGAGCAATTGGTGGGAGAAGCGGGACTGGGCCAGTTGGTGCGGGGTGGCGAGCGGCTGCTGCGCGGTTGTTATAAAGCGATCAAATTTTGGCGGAAACCAGCAGAATCCTTTGAAAATTGGGTTTATAGTTATGGCCAAATTGGTTATCTCAGTAAAGCGGTTCAAGGTTGGTTAGAAGCGTCCCCGTTAGGGACTGCCCAAAAGCCCCCTGTCCATTAA
- the cobU gene encoding bifunctional adenosylcobinamide kinase/adenosylcobinamide-phosphate guanylyltransferase: MVQILKMIILVTGPARSGKSEWAEQLAQQSGQAVVYLATAQTDPTDQEWQARIIQHQQRRPDDWQTWAEPIALADRLRQLTPGHCCLVDSLGTWLANLLEQDETTWQHTVDDLLQVLQTLPITVIFVSEETGWGVVPAYPIGRLFRDRLGSLTRQIAAIADVTYLVTGGHVLNLSQIGQKLNLDRVT; this comes from the coding sequence ATGGTGCAGATTTTAAAGATGATTATTTTAGTGACTGGCCCTGCCCGATCGGGCAAAAGTGAATGGGCAGAACAGCTCGCTCAGCAGTCGGGACAAGCAGTGGTGTACCTGGCCACCGCCCAAACTGACCCCACGGATCAGGAATGGCAGGCCCGGATTATCCAACATCAACAGCGCCGTCCAGATGACTGGCAAACCTGGGCAGAACCGATCGCTCTGGCCGATCGCCTGCGCCAGTTAACGCCGGGGCATTGTTGCTTGGTGGATTCCCTCGGGACTTGGCTGGCCAATCTGTTGGAGCAGGATGAAACCACTTGGCAGCATACCGTTGATGACTTACTGCAAGTCCTGCAAACTCTACCCATTACCGTGATTTTCGTCAGTGAGGAAACCGGCTGGGGTGTGGTTCCGGCCTATCCCATAGGACGCCTATTTCGCGATCGCCTCGGTAGCCTCACCCGCCAAATTGCCGCGATCGCTGATGTAACCTATCTTGTCACGGGAGGCCATGTGCTGAATCTGAGTCAGATCGGCCAGAAACTTAATCTAGATAGGGTTACCTGA
- a CDS encoding GNAT family N-acetyltransferase, whose product MIESPRLILRPLTEDDFIPLCVLFADPEVMQYIGDGKPRSPQSTATYLQWVIEHQQRYGFSLWAVIRKADDRWIGQCGLWHVEHTEEIELGYKLMQDCWGQGYATEAGWATLRYGFETLGLMRICAIAQPANRASQRVMEKVGMHYEKTGEFDGQSCFYYAVNRDQWNAFSKASAS is encoded by the coding sequence GTGATTGAAAGCCCCCGCTTAATTTTGCGCCCGTTGACGGAAGACGATTTCATTCCGCTTTGTGTGTTGTTTGCTGATCCGGAAGTCATGCAATATATCGGTGACGGGAAACCCCGATCGCCCCAATCCACTGCCACCTATTTACAATGGGTCATCGAGCACCAGCAGCGCTATGGCTTTAGCCTTTGGGCGGTGATTCGTAAAGCCGACGATCGTTGGATTGGGCAATGTGGTCTCTGGCATGTAGAACACACAGAAGAAATTGAGTTGGGCTATAAGTTGATGCAAGATTGCTGGGGACAGGGTTACGCCACGGAAGCTGGTTGGGCAACCCTCCGCTACGGCTTTGAAACCCTGGGATTAATGCGAATTTGCGCGATCGCCCAACCGGCGAATCGGGCCTCCCAACGGGTCATGGAAAAGGTTGGGATGCACTATGAGAAAACGGGGGAATTTGACGGCCAATCCTGTTTTTACTACGCCGTCAATCGCGACCAGTGGAATGCCTTCAGTAAGGCATCGGCTTCTTGA
- a CDS encoding ssl1498 family light-harvesting-like protein — translation MPYVKDDDGRLNNFAREPKMYQADPMTDSQKRTYLILGIGTAVLVGGLIAVAAIVS, via the coding sequence ATGCCTTACGTTAAGGATGATGACGGACGTTTGAATAATTTTGCGCGTGAGCCCAAAATGTATCAAGCGGATCCGATGACGGATAGCCAAAAACGGACGTACCTCATCCTGGGGATTGGTACCGCAGTTCTAGTAGGTGGCTTGATTGCCGTTGCTGCGATCGTCTCCTGA
- a CDS encoding thiazole synthase: MQTVDQPISFAPESLAAASTEDSLTIAGRTFRSRLMTGTGKYRNFEEMRASIAASGCEIVTVAVRRVQTNAPGHEGLAEAIDWQKIWMLPNTAGCQTAEDAIRVARLGREMAKLLGQEDNNFVKLEVIPDSKYLLPDPIGTLQAAEQLVKEGFAVLPYINADPLLAKRLEEVGCATVMPLGSPIGSGQGIRNLANIQIIIENAQVPVVVDAGIGTPSEAAQAMELGASALLINTAIAQAQDPAAMGAAMGLATRAGRLAYQAGRIPVKAYASASSPLTGTITG, translated from the coding sequence ATGCAGACTGTAGATCAGCCTATTTCATTTGCCCCAGAATCCTTGGCAGCCGCATCGACGGAAGATTCTTTGACGATCGCAGGGCGCACCTTTCGCTCTCGCTTGATGACGGGAACGGGGAAATATCGCAACTTTGAGGAAATGCGGGCCAGTATTGCCGCCAGTGGTTGCGAAATTGTGACCGTTGCCGTCCGCCGTGTCCAAACCAATGCACCGGGCCATGAAGGGTTAGCGGAGGCGATCGACTGGCAAAAAATTTGGATGTTACCCAATACCGCAGGGTGCCAAACGGCGGAAGACGCGATTCGAGTGGCTCGCTTGGGGCGCGAAATGGCAAAATTGCTTGGTCAAGAGGATAATAATTTTGTCAAGCTGGAAGTCATCCCCGACTCGAAATACCTGTTGCCGGATCCGATCGGAACTCTACAAGCGGCGGAACAATTGGTTAAAGAAGGGTTTGCAGTGCTGCCTTACATCAATGCCGATCCCTTACTCGCGAAACGATTAGAAGAAGTCGGCTGTGCCACGGTGATGCCGCTGGGGTCTCCGATCGGCTCTGGACAAGGCATTCGGAACCTGGCCAATATCCAAATCATTATCGAGAATGCGCAGGTGCCCGTGGTCGTCGATGCGGGCATTGGCACCCCCAGTGAAGCAGCGCAGGCCATGGAACTGGGCGCTTCGGCGTTGCTGATCAATACCGCGATCGCTCAGGCGCAGGATCCCGCAGCCATGGGTGCGGCGATGGGATTAGCCACTCGAGCCGGACGACTCGCCTACCAAGCCGGTCGTATTCCTGTGAAAGCCTATGCCAGCGCTAGCTCTCCCTTGACAGGAACCATTACTGGATAA
- a CDS encoding universal stress protein has product MLARLQGTLTQTDVEQMILLSSDRRSSVEGKDINLVVGYSNSPKSQAALDLTLWIAHQTRLATSQLVTVQVVYVVEDTLTTPFTSASDWRTISRVDARRGQGLRTSEAVLSTLGGDSSSSQRRSNVAVLEAPTDRIHQFEQADHILWQARCLADEWRGSLKTHLRFGQVAQELRHVVTDEEATLLIVGCQSTKAPLIRQLGKTFPCPVLGVPELENE; this is encoded by the coding sequence ATGCTCGCTCGCCTTCAAGGCACTCTGACGCAAACGGATGTAGAGCAAATGATTTTGCTGTCATCCGATCGCCGATCTAGCGTTGAAGGCAAGGATATCAACCTCGTGGTTGGTTATTCCAATTCACCTAAAAGTCAGGCTGCGCTTGATCTGACCCTGTGGATTGCCCACCAAACGCGCTTAGCAACTAGTCAGTTGGTAACGGTGCAAGTTGTCTATGTGGTTGAAGATACACTGACGACTCCTTTCACTTCAGCGTCCGACTGGCGAACCATCAGTCGTGTTGATGCTAGGCGTGGTCAGGGCCTGCGTACTTCTGAAGCGGTTTTGAGTACATTGGGGGGAGACTCATCTTCCAGCCAGCGCCGCAGTAATGTTGCTGTCCTCGAAGCCCCCACCGATCGCATCCATCAATTTGAGCAAGCCGACCATATCCTTTGGCAAGCTCGATGTCTTGCAGATGAGTGGCGCGGCTCCCTGAAGACCCATCTTCGCTTTGGTCAAGTGGCTCAAGAACTCCGTCATGTCGTAACTGACGAAGAAGCAACGCTACTAATTGTGGGGTGTCAATCTACAAAAGCACCGCTCATTCGCCAATTAGGTAAAACGTTCCCTTGTCCCGTTTTAGGGGTTCCTGAGCTTGAGAATGAGTAG
- a CDS encoding SpoIID/LytB domain-containing protein: protein MTPRTALPFLASALKMAGRHGWLTALLWLVVIAPAQAALELRVAIEENVPSVKVGSSVDAVVRDAASGQVLGNIQGMNGFEAQRGGRGIALDKWTGNSISIEPKDPNGVVWIGSRWYRGKAVLVPTGSGLTAVNRVDLEQYLYSVLGGEMNGNWNQEALKAQAVAARSYALYRRNRDGNGVFDLCDTAQCQVYRGVQDESAGTQAAVNATAGQVLTYKGKIIEALFHSSSGGATENVEDVWGSYVPYLRAVTDYDETAPVFQWSKTYSQNELSNLISGVGQVRDVQPVGKPTAGGRYRKMRIVGDRGQRDISTEDLRDALSLRSSKFTIVSQFNQTKSNSKQSNPTFVIQGRGFGHGLGMSQYGALGLANRGLNYQQIVLHYYQGTQLAKIDVR, encoded by the coding sequence ATGACCCCGCGAACCGCCCTTCCTTTCCTAGCCTCAGCGCTGAAAATGGCAGGACGGCACGGGTGGCTGACTGCCCTACTGTGGTTAGTCGTCATTGCCCCGGCCCAAGCAGCCCTCGAACTCCGTGTCGCGATCGAAGAAAACGTCCCCAGTGTGAAGGTCGGCAGTTCCGTGGATGCCGTTGTTCGTGACGCCGCCTCTGGCCAAGTCCTAGGGAATATCCAAGGCATGAACGGCTTTGAAGCCCAGCGAGGCGGACGGGGCATTGCGCTGGATAAGTGGACAGGCAATAGCATCTCGATCGAACCCAAGGATCCCAACGGTGTTGTCTGGATTGGCTCCCGTTGGTACCGGGGCAAAGCGGTCTTGGTGCCCACAGGGTCGGGTCTGACCGCAGTCAATCGGGTGGATTTGGAACAATATCTGTACAGCGTCCTCGGTGGCGAAATGAACGGAAATTGGAACCAGGAAGCACTCAAAGCCCAGGCGGTGGCCGCTCGCTCCTATGCCCTTTACCGTCGTAACCGGGATGGCAATGGCGTCTTTGACCTGTGTGATACAGCCCAGTGTCAGGTGTATCGCGGGGTACAGGATGAATCTGCGGGTACCCAAGCAGCGGTGAATGCAACGGCAGGACAAGTCTTGACCTATAAAGGCAAAATTATTGAAGCGCTCTTTCACTCCTCCTCTGGTGGTGCAACGGAAAATGTGGAGGATGTTTGGGGTTCCTATGTGCCCTACCTGCGGGCCGTCACAGATTACGATGAAACCGCTCCCGTCTTTCAGTGGAGCAAAACCTATAGCCAGAATGAGCTGAGCAATTTAATTAGCGGCGTCGGTCAAGTGCGGGATGTGCAACCCGTGGGTAAGCCAACGGCAGGTGGACGCTATCGCAAAATGCGCATTGTGGGCGATCGGGGCCAGCGAGACATCAGCACGGAAGATCTGCGGGATGCGTTGAGCCTGCGGAGTTCCAAATTCACGATCGTTTCTCAGTTCAATCAAACCAAGAGCAATAGCAAGCAGTCCAATCCCACTTTTGTGATTCAGGGGCGGGGGTTTGGTCACGGTCTCGGCATGAGCCAGTATGGGGCCCTGGGATTAGCCAATCGCGGATTAAACTACCAACAAATTGTTTTGCATTACTACCAAGGCACCCAGCTCGCCAAAATTGACGTGCGTTAA
- a CDS encoding PilT/PilU family type 4a pilus ATPase, translating into MTAIQANSRSATDQPSEFRQLIYTAYHQGATALYIQIGRSPFYRLHGKLMPQAQLPIVTPERFSQYVQDLLPPDCVQIYRTQQKLDTLLTIPGFVTARINCGPTTQGIQSLSISNIQLETAPEHQPTTVLSLVQDAHQQGASDIHLQVGELPRFRIQGQIQPQPSYGIITARQFDTFLEEVLSPEQRTYFHQHWELDTAIYYPNLVRCRLNCAQSIMGGVMVLRLISLHVPTIADLSLPEILGRLAEERQGLVLVTGPVNTGKSTTLAAMLRHVNDSFCRKIVTIEDPIEYIHTSNQSLITQREVGLHTHEFKEALRSALRQDPDILLVGEMRDRETVDTAIRAALTGHLVLGTLHTKGTVNALKRILNFYTPEEQETVRHQIVEAMQAVLSQVLVPTPSGARIAALEIMLNTETIRDYLQKGDLEAVSRVMEEGKDGAQTLNQALYDLHHQGHITEEEALAASMNPDDLHYMLKNVTRRSSRSGLHSKDYREQILS; encoded by the coding sequence ATGACTGCCATCCAAGCCAATTCTCGTTCGGCAACGGATCAGCCCTCCGAATTTCGGCAACTGATCTATACGGCTTATCACCAGGGCGCAACGGCACTGTATATCCAAATTGGTCGATCGCCGTTCTATCGCCTCCATGGCAAGCTCATGCCCCAGGCACAACTGCCGATCGTGACACCGGAACGCTTTAGCCAATATGTTCAGGATCTGCTACCTCCGGATTGCGTTCAGATTTATCGCACTCAACAAAAATTAGATACGTTACTCACGATTCCTGGGTTTGTGACCGCTCGGATTAACTGTGGCCCGACTACGCAAGGGATCCAATCCCTGAGTATTAGTAACATCCAACTGGAAACTGCGCCGGAACATCAGCCCACGACCGTTTTAAGCTTGGTACAGGATGCCCACCAACAAGGGGCATCTGATATACATTTGCAAGTGGGAGAGTTACCGCGCTTTCGAATTCAAGGCCAAATTCAGCCCCAACCCAGCTATGGCATCATTACTGCGCGCCAATTTGATACGTTTTTGGAGGAAGTCCTATCTCCAGAACAGCGCACCTACTTCCACCAGCATTGGGAACTGGATACCGCGATCTATTACCCGAACCTAGTGCGGTGTCGGCTGAACTGTGCCCAATCGATTATGGGTGGGGTGATGGTGTTGCGGTTGATTTCCCTCCATGTACCCACGATCGCCGATCTGAGTCTCCCTGAAATCCTAGGCCGCCTTGCGGAAGAGCGCCAGGGCTTAGTTCTGGTGACCGGGCCAGTCAATACGGGTAAATCAACAACTTTGGCGGCCATGTTACGCCATGTAAATGATTCTTTTTGTAGAAAAATTGTCACGATCGAAGACCCGATCGAATATATCCACACCTCCAATCAATCCCTGATTACCCAGCGGGAAGTGGGACTGCACACCCATGAATTTAAAGAAGCCCTGCGATCTGCCCTGCGCCAGGATCCGGATATTTTGCTGGTTGGAGAAATGCGCGATCGGGAAACGGTGGATACCGCGATTCGAGCAGCCCTAACCGGACATTTAGTTCTGGGGACTCTGCACACTAAGGGGACGGTCAATGCCCTGAAGCGAATTCTCAATTTCTATACGCCGGAGGAACAGGAAACGGTTCGCCACCAGATTGTCGAAGCCATGCAGGCGGTGCTTTCCCAAGTGCTGGTACCGACACCCTCTGGGGCAAGAATCGCTGCGTTGGAAATCATGTTGAATACAGAAACCATCCGCGATTACCTGCAAAAGGGAGATCTCGAAGCGGTCAGCCGGGTTATGGAAGAGGGCAAAGATGGAGCCCAAACACTGAACCAAGCCCTGTATGACCTTCACCATCAGGGACACATTACCGAGGAAGAGGCCCTAGCTGCATCCATGAACCCCGATGATCTGCACTACATGCTGAAGAACGTGACCCGTCGATCGAGTCGATCGGGCTTGCATAGCAAGGACTACCGTGAGCAAATTTTGAGTTAA
- the thiO gene encoding glycine oxidase ThiO → MKTTADILILGGGVIGLAIALELKLQGASVAIFCRQFEEAASQAAAGMLAPQAEGIPPGALRDLCIRSRDLYPEWIQKLESISGQSTDYWACGIMAPAYCQADFPHEVTQWQRASEIHARQPNLSDEVIGGWWFPEDAQVDSRKLARSLWLAVQELDVPIYHGITVQEVVHQADRVTHLRTSDGEYQAGHYILATGAWSQDLLPIPVVPRKGQMLAVRVPDPTQLPLQTVLFGSESYIVPRRNGQIVIGATSENVGFLPGNTPAGMQQLMGRATRLVPAIANYTIEEFWYGYRPATPDELPFLGASPYENLTLATGHYRNGILLTPITGHIIANWVLHQEADALLKAFHWSRLTA, encoded by the coding sequence ATGAAAACGACAGCGGATATTTTAATTCTGGGTGGCGGTGTCATTGGCCTCGCGATCGCGCTGGAACTCAAGCTTCAAGGAGCTTCGGTTGCGATTTTCTGTCGTCAATTTGAAGAAGCAGCCAGTCAAGCAGCAGCAGGCATGTTGGCTCCCCAGGCGGAGGGCATTCCCCCCGGAGCCCTGCGAGATCTTTGCATCCGGAGCCGCGATCTATACCCTGAATGGATCCAAAAGCTGGAATCCATTTCTGGCCAATCCACGGATTACTGGGCCTGCGGTATTATGGCTCCGGCCTATTGCCAAGCAGATTTTCCCCATGAAGTGACTCAATGGCAAAGGGCTTCTGAAATTCATGCACGGCAACCGAATTTAAGTGATGAAGTCATTGGTGGCTGGTGGTTTCCCGAGGATGCTCAGGTCGATAGTCGGAAGTTAGCTCGATCGCTCTGGTTAGCTGTTCAAGAACTTGATGTTCCGATCTACCATGGCATAACTGTTCAGGAGGTTGTCCATCAGGCCGATCGGGTGACCCATCTGCGTACCAGTGATGGTGAGTATCAAGCAGGGCATTATATTTTGGCGACGGGGGCCTGGAGTCAGGACTTGTTGCCAATTCCGGTGGTGCCGCGCAAAGGTCAAATGTTAGCGGTGCGGGTACCCGATCCCACGCAATTACCGTTGCAAACAGTACTATTTGGATCCGAAAGCTATATTGTGCCACGCCGGAATGGTCAGATTGTCATTGGAGCGACTAGCGAAAATGTGGGCTTTCTGCCGGGGAATACGCCAGCGGGAATGCAGCAGTTGATGGGACGGGCCACTCGCCTTGTGCCCGCGATCGCCAACTATACGATCGAAGAATTTTGGTATGGCTATCGTCCGGCTACCCCCGATGAATTGCCATTCCTGGGTGCTAGTCCCTATGAAAATCTCACGTTAGCGACCGGCCATTACCGCAATGGCATTCTGCTCACACCCATTACCGGTCACATCATTGCGAACTGGGTACTGCATCAAGAAGCCGATGCCTTACTGAAGGCATTCCACTGGTCGCGATTGACGGCGTAG
- a CDS encoding ribonuclease Z, whose translation MQITFLGTSSGVPTRARNVSGVALKLPQRSEIWLFDCGEGTQHQFLRSDLRVSQIRRIFITHMHGDHIFGLMGLLASCGLAGNAQEIDIYGPPDLDEYIRACRRYSQTHFSYPVRVHTVRPGMVFQDETFSVQCTLLKHRVPAYGYRIIEHDRSGEFNVAKAQELGIPFGPVYGRLKRGETVTLEDGRTFNGHDFVGPTELGRKVVYCTDTVFCESAIELSQDADVLIHEATFAHQEAEMAFQRLHSTTTMAAQVALAAQVKTLIMTHFSPRYAPGNDIELKDLLAEARAIFPKTEMAHDFWTYEVPRRRDTASSAPVVQPTEMQPPKKSRSVSRKTTPKSSPKSS comes from the coding sequence TTGCAGATTACATTTCTTGGAACCAGTTCTGGCGTCCCCACCCGCGCCCGTAATGTGTCGGGGGTTGCTCTCAAGCTGCCCCAACGATCGGAAATTTGGCTGTTTGACTGCGGTGAAGGCACCCAGCACCAATTTCTCCGCAGCGATCTCCGGGTGAGTCAGATCCGTCGCATTTTCATCACCCATATGCATGGGGATCATATCTTTGGCCTCATGGGACTGTTGGCCAGTTGTGGCCTCGCCGGAAATGCCCAGGAAATCGATATCTATGGCCCTCCGGATTTGGACGAGTACATCAGAGCCTGTCGGCGCTATTCCCAGACCCATTTTTCCTATCCTGTTCGCGTGCATACGGTGCGGCCTGGGATGGTGTTTCAAGATGAAACCTTTTCGGTGCAATGTACATTACTGAAACACCGGGTTCCAGCCTACGGCTATCGCATCATTGAGCACGATCGATCGGGGGAATTCAACGTTGCCAAGGCCCAAGAGTTGGGCATCCCCTTTGGGCCAGTCTATGGGCGTCTCAAACGGGGGGAAACCGTCACTTTAGAGGATGGGCGCACCTTCAATGGCCACGATTTTGTGGGCCCGACGGAACTGGGGCGTAAGGTGGTTTACTGTACTGACACGGTCTTTTGCGAATCCGCGATCGAACTGTCCCAGGATGCGGATGTGTTAATTCACGAGGCGACCTTTGCCCATCAAGAGGCGGAGATGGCCTTCCAACGGCTGCACTCCACTACCACCATGGCAGCCCAGGTGGCCCTAGCGGCACAGGTCAAAACGCTGATCATGACCCACTTCAGTCCCCGCTATGCCCCTGGAAATGACATTGAATTGAAGGATTTGTTGGCAGAAGCTCGGGCGATTTTTCCAAAAACAGAAATGGCTCACGATTTCTGGACCTATGAAGTGCCTCGACGGCGTGACACAGCATCTAGTGCGCCTGTTGTACAACCCACGGAGATGCAGCCTCCGAAAAAAAGTCGCAGCGTTTCTCGAAAAACCACCCCCAAGTCATCTCCCAAGTCATCCTAG
- a CDS encoding NAD(P)H-quinone oxidoreductase subunit 4, producing MSTAFPWLSAIILLPIVASLLIPFLPDKEGKTVRSYALGVGLTNFALIIYALWKHYDFTQSAYQLVENYSWIPQLGLNWSLAIDGISMPLVVLTGLVTTLSILAGWQVKEKPRLFYFLMLLMYSAQIGVFCAQDLLQFFCIWELELVPVYILIAIWGGPKRRYAATKFILYTAIASIFILVAALAMAFYGGNVTFNLTELGLKDYKLGFELLVYAGLLIAYGVKLSVFPLHTWLPDAHGEASAPVSMILAGVLLKMGGYALIRMNVEMLPHAHVYFAPVLAVLGVVNIVYGSLASFAQRNLKRRMAYSSISHMGFVLLGVASYTELGMSGAVLQMVSHGLIAAALFFLAGVTYDRTHTLNLDEMGGLGKKMPSAFALFTTASMASLALPGMSGFVGELMVFLGFSNSDIYSTEFKTVVVVLAAVGLIITPIYLLSMLREMFYGKEGKAVEGQIFLDVKPRELFIAASFLLPIIGIGLYPKLVTQTYDVKTVQIASHARNALPTLAGQPMQFPQVSIAPELTAPKLVSIVK from the coding sequence GTGAGCACTGCATTTCCTTGGCTAAGCGCCATTATCCTCCTGCCGATCGTGGCGTCGCTTCTCATCCCTTTCCTACCCGACAAAGAAGGTAAAACCGTCCGTTCCTATGCCCTCGGTGTGGGTCTGACTAATTTTGCACTCATTATCTATGCGCTGTGGAAGCACTACGACTTCACTCAGTCCGCCTACCAACTCGTTGAAAACTATTCCTGGATTCCGCAACTGGGGCTGAATTGGTCCCTCGCGATCGATGGCATCTCCATGCCATTGGTGGTTCTGACGGGACTGGTAACCACGCTGTCGATCCTGGCCGGCTGGCAAGTGAAGGAAAAGCCCCGGCTTTTTTATTTCCTGATGCTGTTGATGTATAGCGCCCAGATTGGGGTGTTTTGTGCTCAGGATTTGTTGCAATTCTTCTGCATTTGGGAACTGGAACTGGTTCCGGTTTACATCCTCATCGCGATTTGGGGTGGCCCCAAACGCCGTTATGCTGCGACTAAGTTTATTCTCTACACCGCAATCGCGTCGATTTTCATTCTAGTCGCCGCGCTGGCCATGGCCTTCTACGGCGGCAATGTCACCTTTAATCTGACGGAACTGGGCCTCAAAGATTACAAGCTGGGATTTGAACTCTTGGTTTATGCAGGATTGCTGATTGCCTATGGTGTCAAGCTTTCCGTATTTCCCCTGCACACTTGGTTGCCCGATGCCCACGGGGAAGCCTCTGCGCCAGTTTCCATGATTTTGGCCGGGGTGCTTCTGAAAATGGGTGGCTATGCCCTGATCCGCATGAACGTGGAAATGCTGCCCCATGCCCATGTTTACTTTGCTCCGGTGCTAGCAGTGCTGGGTGTGGTCAACATTGTCTACGGATCGCTAGCTTCCTTTGCCCAGCGCAATCTCAAGCGGCGGATGGCCTATTCCTCCATTTCCCACATGGGGTTTGTGTTGCTCGGTGTTGCGTCCTACACGGAATTGGGCATGAGTGGCGCAGTTCTGCAAATGGTTTCCCACGGTTTGATTGCCGCAGCGCTCTTCTTCCTAGCGGGGGTCACCTACGATCGCACCCACACCTTGAACTTGGATGAAATGGGCGGTTTGGGCAAGAAAATGCCTTCAGCATTTGCCCTGTTTACGACTGCGTCGATGGCCTCCCTCGCCCTGCCGGGAATGAGCGGCTTCGTAGGAGAATTGATGGTCTTCCTGGGCTTCAGCAACAGTGATATTTACAGCACGGAATTCAAAACCGTTGTGGTGGTTCTTGCGGCGGTCGGTTTAATCATCACGCCGATTTACCTACTCTCGATGCTGCGGGAAATGTTCTACGGCAAGGAAGGCAAAGCTGTGGAAGGGCAGATTTTCTTGGATGTGAAGCCCCGCGAGTTGTTTATTGCTGCCAGCTTTTTGCTCCCCATCATCGGGATTGGTCTGTATCCCAAGCTGGTGACCCAGACCTACGATGTAAAAACGGTGCAAATTGCGAGTCATGCCCGGAATGCATTGCCCACCCTAGCAGGCCAACCGATGCAATTCCCCCAAGTTTCCATCGCTCCTGAGCTGACTGCACCTAAACTTGTCTCGATCGTGAAATAA